TGTTTCTATATCCTGGTTTTTGGATTTTGTGGTAGAGCTCCTCATCGGAACCGGAAACCGCTCCGATGTGATCATAAACATCATCACGCGCATTGTGGCGAGGAGGGTCTTCATGTAGATCGTTATATAGGTCACTGTCGGAAGCAACATGTCGGATAACGTTTTGATTTGCCTCATGCTCTAATAAGGACCCTTCATGTTTCGGTGATTGCTCATTCGGGGAATTATTTGCTAGATCATAAAGGTTATCACAGTTTTGTGCTAAATCATAAGGAGCGTCATCTCTAATGCTTCCACTCAAATCGAGACAGTGTGGATTGCTCTCATATTTTAGTAAATTGACGACTGTATTTCCTTTTTGTCCCGTGGTCTCTCCTTTACTGGCAGTATGGCTCCTCTCTGTGTCGCCCTCAGCAAGTCTGCGGGACTCGTGTTCCATCTCCCCCACCGTTATATCTAGATAATCGTAGTTATGTGTCTCTAAAGGGATCGTATCTCTATCAGTAGCTTCCTTAGTCCTATGGCGACGGCTGTcgtaaatataacaaaacaaaaatcacttATATTAGATACTTCAATATCCGAGCTAGAAACGACAACAAAATATCAGTACACATTGAGACATTGAGTCATCTCAGAAAACATGACGTCATGCTAGCACATATTGCGTCATGAGATCACCACACATAGGTACTGACGTCAGTTATGTACATGGCTAGGTATGCAATTTATTTGTTGACGAAATCCAAAAAATGTTGAGGagatttcaataatatttatttaattgtaaAACGAGCCATCTcagtgattttaatttttacttacCGCCGTACGCATACAATAATTCCCAATGCTGTAAGAACGGAGATGGTAGCACATCCAACAATGATATAGGGCCTTATGTCTGTAAAAGATGATCAAGTTGTGGTGATCAGTGGTTAGAGATAGCACTACCAGGTCAGTAAAATCCCCCTACAATTATAAATTGATGTTAACGAAACTCTGCATccacatttttatatattcaatattctGTGAAGACCTTATGAATTAGTCACTAGTTctaaatcattattttaatgGGAAAAGAGTGATTCATTCGGGAATATCAAAGTTAAGATAGGACCAAATAACTAGTAACCATAAccattattattcattttttaagctgataaattataatgataaggattgcttgtttgattaaattaacgtcctattaacaggtcATGTaagggacggcctcccatgtatgcgttgtgtagtgtgtatgaatTGCGTGTTgcatgttttgagagactgcggtaacatatatttattttcaccATTCTCCATCACGCCTTTTGCGTGAAGAAACTTACAAGATAGTCGAAACCTATTCTTCATTTTGTGATATATGATTATTAGATGATAAAGATCTCTTAACAATTTGAACTCAagcaaacattttatttcaactgTAATACCACAAACATATGTAGGCGAAGTGCAATTCCAGAGCATATTTGTCTGCTTATTtagtaaaatattgtaattcgAATAATTTTCAgcaaatatcaaatttaatagCCTCttctttaaaaacaattaaataaagaaaatcaaataaagaCCAAACATGCAGAAGGAGCACAGAGAATAATTAAATACCGTGAGAATAATTAAATACCGTGTAGTAGGGAGGAACACAGAGAATAATTAAACTCCGTGTAGTAGGGAGGAACATAGAGAATAATTAAATACCGTATAGTCGGGAATTTTGTGGGATGATATTTTCGGGAAAATTTCAACTgtgaaatatttagaaattattgaataataaatgttttaaaaccgAATCACGAAATCTTTGTTaactaaaatttgattttctgtttatgaccaaatcgcgaaaataaacgACTTTACGGTAACATGTGAACTTAACGGTAAGTCAGAAACGTGTGAACTTTATGGTAAGCCAGTAACATGTGTACTTTACGGTAACACAGTAACATGTGAGCTTTACGGTAAATCAGTAACATGTGAATTAAACAATACCAGATTGTGTTACAGGCGGTTCTTTGTCGTTGATGTCAGTCGTGCTACTCGGAATGGCGGCCTTTGGTACATGTAGACATGTCTGATGTTATTGTTGTGACCTCAGGTCTGGTTATATCCGTTGATGTTGTGGCATCCGGTATCCCGGTGATCATGACCTCTCTGGTTAGATCTGTTGATGTTATGGCATCCGGTATCCTGGTGACCGCTCTGGTTATATCTGTTGTAGTTGTGACATCTGATATTTCGGTAACCGCTGTGACACTGTAATTTTGCTCTGTCGGTAATTAAGTGgaataaaaaaatttcaattaGTAATATTACAAAATTGTTAACTAATTAGAAAATGCAAGATGaagatttcaatatatataatatgatacaATCCCACATACATTTTGTGGGCCTGTGCTGAAAAATATTTCGAACTTCGTCCTTGATCGCATTTTGATTTCGAACGTCTTTAAATTACAGGGTGTCCCATAAATCAGGTTACGctttcaaaatgttattatttttgacatacatgagccacaaaaaagatattttgctatatgaaaatatgcaatcaaacgttttattttatgcataatataaaataataatttgattctgCTGAAAACCATTGACGTCGTAGTGACATCACCACTTTTAAGATATTGGCAGGTCAAGAGAACATTATACAGGCactgaaaaatgttttattctttGTGAAACAGTGTTTTTGTTCATATAATGCCCCAGTTCTTAACAACTCAAATCCTTCCTGTGTGAGTATTACCAGAGGGGCAGAAAGTAATCACCAACACCAGAAAATATTGTCCAATGCATTAATTAGGTAGTATAAAATAAGAACAAATTTTTAATGCTACTGCTCAAATGTTGCTCAAATATCACGGATAACGTCGTTTTTACAGtatgttattttcaaaaatgtgtcTTTTGTGAAAATCGTTGCTAGGATTACATAGATTTGTTTGTTAAGCTGTTTgttaatcaaaatatgaaatgtatgaTTGCAGGCTTTTTGGAGATGAAATCCTGTTGCTTTACTTGTTGTAATAAAGATCATTTTGAACTTTGAAAGTGCATCATAATTTATGGGACACCCTGTACTAATCAGGTGAAACAATCATATATCCTGGTCCAGATGCGATTGTATTTAAGCAATATATCAAAAATTGAATGTCAGATAAAATATCCCTTGCGGATCACAAACGTTAAATTATATCCAATCAATGCCGGAACGTTGATAATTGATCTTGAAATGGCGGCCGTGTATTACCACAAACATCTCACAAATATGGGTAATAGAAAACCGTTTCAATCATGGAAAGACCATAGGAACCTCTGACAATCACAGGAAATCGGAGTGCTTTACAGATAACAATTCAAACCCGGGGTTAGGTTTTAAAATGGCCTTAGCAGTAAACACGATAGCTTGTATCTGCTATAAAGAAGTCTCTGTAatcatataattacaaatagTCTTTAAaccaatacatgtacacatacgcATGACTAAAGTGCCTATTTTGTGCCAAAAATGattttcttatttgttttttttgggAGAGGGATGCtgcaatatcattttttttatttgttcagaAAACTAAATATGAACATGTTTGATGTCATATATGCAAGCCAAGaagttacatttttaaatatattaagaACAAGAGATAAAATATGACGGATTTTAAATATGCACGTTTAATATTACGCGATATATGCAAAAATTCATATTCACATTAAGAAATATTTGTTCATTGAACATATTCTTGAATTTTCACTCTACTTAAATGTCATAATAGCATTTAACAATTGTATTCTTTAgaatattgtaaaccatcttaTATTCACGCATAAGATATTCCACCTCTTCgttattttcatcatattttctACCATATGGCTCTTACAGACATATCGTGTACCGATGTGGTACCATTTCTTTCCCCCTCTAATAGTTTCCCCGGGGAATGAATCGGCTAGGTGATTCTTTCCCCTCTCTTGAATAATTCTAGGGggaactattggctagctgattatttcccccctctcgattaattTCCAAGGGGGGGggaactattgactagctgattcttttcCCCTCTTGATTACATCTAGGGGGAAACtgttggctagctgattctatCCCCCTCTCGAACTATTTCCAGGAGATGGGGAGAccattggctagctgattctttcccttTCTCGATattttttagggggggggggttggctTGCTGATACTTCCCCccttctttatatatttttaggaGGGGAAAACTATTGTCTAGCTGATTATTTCCCCTTCTTGATTAATTCTAAgaggggaaactattggcttgCTGATTCTTTCCCCTCTCTTGTTTAGATCTGGGGGAAACTATTAGCTGGCTGATTCTtccccccctcttgattaattctagggggggACTATTTGCTAGCTGATCCctcctcttgattatatctaaggggggggggggggttattggctagctgatcccccctcttgattaattcAAGGGGGGAATTATTGGCTTGCTTATTCTCCCCCCCCTTTTGATTATATCTAGAgggaaggggggggggcaaataagctagtcaatagtttcccccttatagaataaatagacagggaagggagGTAAGAATCAGCTAGTTAAAAGTTCCCCCCTAGAAATAAATATAGAGGGAAGGGCGGGGGGGGGGAGAATCAGCCAGCCAATAATTACCCCcctagaaataaatagacagagAATGGGGAAAGAATCAGCAAGCCAGTAGCCCCCATCCTCACcctagaaataaatagacagggaatggggaaagaatcagctagccaatggTTGCCCCCACCCCCTAGAAATAAAATCAGAGGGAAGGGGGGAAGAATAAGCAAGTCAAAAGTATTCCCCATAGAAAAAAGAGACAGGAAACGGGGAGGGGggatcagctagccaatagttccccacatataaataaatagacagggaaggggtaAAGAATGAGTTAGCCAATAGTCCCCCAAAGATATTAATAGATAGGGAAGGGGGAAGAATAAGCTAGTCAATTGTCCCCCTCCTAGATATAAAGAGACAGGAAAGTGGGGAAAGAATCAGATAGACAATAGTTCCCCCTAAAAATAACTTTCCCCGGAAAAAAAATCagcagggggggggggagaatTTGCTGTTGGTATTCAGTGTAAAGGTTTAGACAATGATTCGCGACACATTTGAATTCGCGTACAATCTTTCGCGAAAATACGCGACAATGTGTATCTCTCTCAGATAAACTGTATCTCTCTCAGATAAAATGCCTTACAGTATTATCATATGCAATATTGTTGTGTACGCATTGGTATAAGTATCACGTGTTTTAAAGCTTGTACTCTACGCCTACTTTGGTCTCCAAAGTTTTTATCCATTACTCGAAGGGATATTAATGAATACGTAAatttaatcaataaataaatgttaattatgaTAACTTACGCTTCTGCCGACACAGAAATGATGATTTTTTGGTACAGTCATGCAATCTATCTTGGGACACGCTCGGTGATCCTTTGACTATGTATAGGCACCATTGGTTGGTAACATTGGATGGGGGATCTGGAATTACAAATCAGAGACGCTTCTCAGGGTTTAGTTCGTCATTATAGGGATCGTTACTTCGTCAGAAGGAGATAAATCAACCGTGACATGTTTTTATGGTCCACgatatcactgatatatatttttccttGTTGATTTAGTCACGGGTTTAATATATAGATACATCGAAATATAAAACGTTGCATCAGTTAATATGATGAAGATATAATAATTGTTAACTAAACCAACTGAAACGGAATAAGTATACTGTTAATTTGTTGGGTAACTCGTCCTATTAAAAGTTAGGACCATTTAAGAACTTGCCAATTTTATATGATAGAGGAAAACTGAAGTAACATGAAAAATCACCAACCAGAGATCAATAACTGGCAACCGCCAACATTGAATTAGAACTCACTGAAATGGTTATATGCATAATCTTTAAATAAACCTATATTTCAGAAAATCATGAAATTAGATTTTTTTCAACTGATTGATCAACTTGTCAACTATGTTTTCTGGTTAATGTATAATGTCACCAGTTATTAAGTTAAATTCAAATTATGACAGACCCTACCCTTCACAGACTCTACAAAGAGCTCTCTTCTGCGGACTCCAACCCAATACTGTGAAGGTTCGCTATATCTAAACTGGCTGACACTCAGTTTTGTCGGGTTGGCCAGGTAGCTCCCATTGGTAACACAATGCTTCAGTGCGTTTTTATAATTAAGAAAAAGAGCACTTCCGTTATTGTTCTGGGGTATATAAAACGGTCGGTCGCTGCTGTCATTTgaatctatgaaaatataaggaTGGCATAAGTTAGATAATATATCCATGGGCAAATTatcgagagaaaaaaaaaacccagaaattaataaatattgcATTATTCCTCCTTTTCATGTCACTTTTCTGTTTATACAAGGTTTTTTGAcacaattttaaatattattgacaaatagtttttttatatcttCTTTTTCATTTCACGTTTTTGCAAATACTTTACAAAAATACGGGATGCCTTCACCAACACGAATCGCAAATTGACATGACAATGAATTATAAGAATATGAAGATAAGATTTTCAGTTTACTTACCCACTGCACACAAAAAGGATTTCGGAATCAGACAGTGTCGCGCTTTTATCACAATGGAGGAACCTTTCTCCGCCATTCCACAATGGGACCTACTGATACCTCCCTTGATATCAGTGTCTGTACCAAATAGCAGTATGCATAAGAAAATCATTCGAGATAAATTACCTTTATAACTTTATTACTTTTACATTTCAGTGAAATACAATGATATCATTAAGAATATGAAGATATTAAATATTagtttatatactgtataccaaCTTTCGCGACCAAATTAAATTTGC
This genomic window from Argopecten irradians isolate NY chromosome 4, Ai_NY, whole genome shotgun sequence contains:
- the LOC138322123 gene encoding uncharacterized protein, giving the protein MGHPWIIILVVSLQGVRVNAEDRTKISDTLWLYDIKLTWDEAFETCRDIYATLAVPTPEEVEKLRQLLTTSDPVWVGQYTYTTPWMYPTGCFSSTRQIHRIEQNDISECRRFCGASDILVNIYNCVCVDEPPDVSTRKPLKLCNITCPGQKEDYCGGHEVYQHYVTYTDIKGGISRSHCGMAEKGSSIVIKARHCLIPKSFLCAVDSNDSSDRPFYIPQNNNGSALFLNYKNALKHCVTNGSYLANPTKLSVSQFRYSEPSQYWVGVRRRELFVESVKDPPSNVTNQWCLYIVKGSPSVSQDRLHDCTKKSSFLCRQKQQNYSVTAVTEISDVTTTTDITRAVTRIPDAITSTDLTREVMITGIPDATTSTDITRPEVTTITSDMSTCTKGRHSEFRLSYIRPYIIVGCATISVLTALGIIVCVRRRRHRTKEATDRDTIPLETHNYDYLDITVGEMEHESRRLAEGDTERSHTASKGETTGQKGNTVVNLLKYESNPHCLDLSGSIRDDAPYDLAQNCDNLYDLANNSPNEQSPKHEGSLLEHEANQNVIRHVASDSDLYNDLHEDPPRHNARDDVYDHIGAVSGSDEELYHKIQKPGYRNREVDISVYDTTQNTLDSGVYNTLTNAPPSANGNDTYNPYVDDRHSDPLP